One Bradyrhizobium sp. ISRA464 genomic window carries:
- a CDS encoding DedA family protein yields the protein MTSFLDPLITFVSAHAWLAYLTLFLAALLEAVPVAGSLVPGSTIILALSGLVPGGELKLWPVLAAAAAGAALGDGTAYLIGYRSQREILSSWPLNNYPRVVAQSEAFFNRWGVLAVFFARFVPPIRAFVPITAGALDMPPARFYAVNIPAILLWAPAHVLPGVLAITALHDYAGLPHHGHVGKHLWIFAVAGCALIITLAVWTIRRRHGGGLIEPARSK from the coding sequence GTGACTTCTTTCCTCGACCCTCTGATCACGTTCGTTTCAGCCCATGCGTGGCTTGCCTATCTGACGCTGTTTCTGGCTGCCCTGCTGGAGGCCGTCCCGGTGGCCGGGTCGCTGGTGCCGGGCTCGACCATCATCCTCGCGCTCAGCGGGCTGGTGCCCGGCGGCGAGTTGAAATTGTGGCCGGTGCTCGCGGCCGCCGCGGCGGGCGCGGCACTCGGCGACGGCACCGCCTATCTGATCGGCTACCGCAGCCAGCGCGAAATCCTCTCATCCTGGCCGCTGAACAATTACCCGCGAGTCGTTGCGCAGAGCGAGGCCTTCTTCAACCGTTGGGGCGTACTCGCGGTGTTCTTTGCCCGCTTCGTGCCACCGATCCGCGCCTTCGTCCCGATCACGGCAGGGGCGCTCGATATGCCGCCAGCGCGCTTCTACGCCGTCAACATCCCGGCGATCCTGCTTTGGGCGCCGGCGCATGTGCTGCCCGGCGTGCTCGCCATCACTGCGCTGCACGATTATGCCGGTCTGCCGCATCATGGACATGTCGGCAAGCATCTCTGGATATTTGCGGTGGCAGGCTGCGCCTTGATCATCACGCTGGCGGTCTGGACCATCCGTCGCCGGCACGGCGGCGGCCTGATCGAACCGGCCCGA
- the cobS gene encoding cobaltochelatase subunit CobS yields MTTAVQTKTQEPVGLPDMKVSVRQVFGIDSDLEVPAYSEVDPHVPESDPDYRFDRATTLAILAGFAKNRRVMVTGYHGTGKSTHIEQVAARLNWPCVRVNLDSHISRIDLVGKDAIVVKEGKQVTEFRDGILPWALQHNIALVFDEYDAGRPDVMFVIQRVLEVSGRLTLLDQNKVIKPHPSFRLFATANTVGLGDTSGLYHGTQQINQGQMDRWSIVTTLNYLAHDEEVEIVLAKARHYRTQEGRDIVNKMVRLADLTRNAFANGDLSTVMSPRTVITWAENADIFNDIGFAFRVTFLNKCDELERPLVAEFYQRCFNVELPESSVNVALS; encoded by the coding sequence ATGACGACCGCCGTCCAGACCAAAACGCAGGAACCCGTCGGCTTGCCCGACATGAAGGTGTCGGTTCGGCAGGTCTTCGGGATCGATAGCGACCTGGAAGTTCCCGCTTATTCGGAAGTCGATCCGCACGTGCCGGAATCCGATCCGGACTACCGCTTCGACCGCGCCACCACGCTCGCGATCCTCGCCGGTTTCGCCAAGAACCGCCGTGTGATGGTCACCGGCTATCACGGCACCGGCAAGTCGACCCATATCGAGCAGGTCGCCGCCCGCCTCAACTGGCCCTGCGTGCGCGTCAATCTCGACAGCCACATCAGCCGTATCGATCTCGTCGGCAAGGACGCGATCGTGGTCAAGGAGGGCAAGCAGGTTACCGAGTTCCGCGACGGCATCCTGCCCTGGGCGCTGCAGCACAACATCGCGCTGGTGTTCGACGAATACGACGCCGGCCGCCCTGACGTGATGTTCGTGATCCAGCGCGTGCTGGAAGTCTCGGGCCGCCTGACGCTGCTCGACCAGAACAAGGTCATCAAGCCGCATCCGTCGTTCCGCCTGTTCGCGACCGCCAACACGGTCGGCCTCGGCGACACCTCGGGCCTCTATCACGGCACGCAGCAGATCAACCAGGGCCAGATGGACCGCTGGTCGATCGTTACCACGCTGAACTACCTCGCCCACGACGAGGAAGTTGAGATCGTGCTGGCGAAGGCGCGCCACTACCGCACGCAGGAAGGCCGCGACATCGTCAACAAGATGGTGCGGCTGGCGGACCTCACCCGCAACGCGTTCGCCAATGGCGACCTGTCGACGGTGATGAGCCCGCGCACGGTGATCACCTGGGCGGAGAACGCCGACATCTTCAACGACATCGGCTTCGCATTCCGCGTCACCTTCCTCAACAAGTGTGACGAGCTGGAGCGGCCGCTGGTCGCAGAGTTCTACCAGCGCTGCTTCAACGTCGAGCTGCCGGAATCCTCGGTCAACGTGGCGCTCAGCTGA